A stretch of DNA from Gimesia chilikensis:
TAAATCTGTTTAGTTCTTGTCGGAAACTTATCATCGATTCTCAGTGCGAGCGCTTCCAGGCCAGATTCGTTTTTTAGTACGGATTCAACTGAGACAGCAAATCCCGTTTTACTAGTTCTGTATTTATGTAAATAACTTTGTGAAGAATTGGGAGGGATTTCGAGGTACATCATTCCCTGCGATCCACTCATGCAGATCCCATTGACAGGAGAAAATTCATTACAGGCTGCATAGAGATGTTCCTCGCCCTCATGTGTAACCTCGTAAGTCCCTCCTGTCACCATTCCCAGACTGGACCATTCACTCAGAATCATATCCTGATCTGGCATTACTGAAGCCAGCATAAGGGAGTGAACCTGGGAGTTCTGATTCGAACTATACTTTCCACTCACATAGAAAATCAGACTGAAAGCCACAATGCCTAGAAAATACCATAAATAATATTGGTGAATTTTGCGGGACAGTCTGGTTACAAGGTAATATCCCGGCCCCACCACCAGTAAATACAGAAACGCGAGAAAGAAATTGAGATACCAGATTCGATGCGGTTTACTCATTTCTGTCAGAGTGGTCAGTATCTCTTCATCACTCATCTGGTAATAAAATATATCTGCATGCGGGTAGTATCCACTATCTGAATTGAAGTAATATCCTTCAGTTAATTTGCCTGCCTGATCTGATAAATTCTTAGATTTCTTCTGTGTTCTCTGAACCAACATATTAATATCGTTCGATGAAAGCTGGTTGATTTTTTGTGGATGTCGAATAATTCTACCTTGCCCATATCTGATCAAAGACGAGTTCTGATCTAATGGAGAAAACGTTTCAGGAAATACTTGATCTTCGCCTTGCGTGTTTTGAAATATATGAAGCGTTCCCCCCAGATAGATCCATTGTATAAAAGCCGTTCTGCGTGCTTTGTCCCACCTGGGAACATGGTCTAATACTACGGCTTCCAGAGAATCTACCGCATCAGTCACTGGAGGAAATATTTCTTCCGGGTACTGCTTAATTCCAGGTAGTCCCCGTTCCAGGCTTCCGGCACTGATAAGCTGTACGATCGCCTTTGTCTCGACAGGTATAGGCGCGAGAAATGATTTTGAATTCTGCTTTGCTCCCTCTTGCCAGGTTGCTGTCCAGTTGGCATTCGATTCTGAAAAGTAGGGATAGAGCTGCACCCATTTCGTATCATGGGGGGCAATGTAAACCGAAGTTGAGACCGCCAAGCCGATCGGCTGTCCCCGAAATGACTCCGGTTGAAAGCGCAGCTCTCCTTCAAACGGAGATTCCTGATTATTTTCAATCAGAAAAGTAACAGGGTTAAAATGATACGCTACAGGACGGTCCTGGAATGACCAGCGAATTTCATGTATTTCCAGTGCGAAAGCCCGTGAAGTAATCAAGAGCAGAGGAAGGACCATAATGTTCTTCCATCTGAATCTGAATTTAATAATTCGCGCCTTCATACTGGAAATCTAATACTCCCCAACCAGATTTCCATCCTGGCGATTGGCCAGACGTTTTAAAATTTCGTAATCGGTTTTCTGGCTGATATAACGTACGGATGCATCTCCCAGACTAAAGTGCGCTCCCTCTGCATGGAAACTTGAAAAGCCTCCCACACGAAGCAAAGATTTGCGATCCTCCGCGGTCAGTTCTTCCGATTCACGTATTCCATCCGGATTGTCGTCTACCATCTCTTCATATTCATCGAAGTAACTATCGGACATCGGATCATTTTGGAACTGATACTCACGTGAATCACCATAGGGAAATGCAACTCGTGATGAGATACGAGATGCCAGGGACTGATTAATTTTGGTGCCCATATTACGCAACGTAGAGGATGTCCCCGAAGTCCAGCTTAAAAAACCACCATCGGCTGTTTCTCCCACAAAAATGGTGTAGGCACGCCCATCTTTCAGGTCCTTTTCTCGAATGCTGCTGTTCAAAAAAAAGACTCCCTGATTATCTGAGTCGATCGGTGCCTCAACGTCATTCTGACAGCCAGCATAGTTATATCCCCCCAGATAACTGGAAGGACACACAAAACAGGTCAGTCTATAGTTCGCAATTTCTGAATTGACTGGGTCATAAACACCTTTCGCAAAATCATAACGCTGAAACGCCACCCGCTCTTCCAGTAAAGGAAGTATCTGAATCACCCAGCCAACATGATAGCCTTGTGGCTGATTCAAAATGGGCCCCTGGGAATTAACCGTCCCTGAGGGAAGCATCAGATGTGCCATCTGATAATTCTGCAATGCAATTCCGAGTTGCATCAGATTATTTTTACAGGTTGTCGCTCGTGCCGCTTCGCGAGCTGACTGAACGGCAGGAAGCAGGAGCGCAATCAGTACCGCGATGACAGCAATCACACACCACAGCTCCATCAATACAAAGCCGGCAGAGTGTGATTTCTTAACTTGTAGAGAGATCATCTATAAGAACCCATTAGCAGGAAATGACCGTCAAAGAAAACTTTCAGCACCTTGAATCAGCTGACTTAAAACTCCGGAAGCAATTGACCATCATGTCGGTTGGCCAATGCCTGATAGACGGTCTCGTCAATGTTTTCACTGAGAAAACGAACACTTCCGTCCCCCAG
This window harbors:
- a CDS encoding DUF1559 domain-containing protein, which translates into the protein MISLQVKKSHSAGFVLMELWCVIAVIAVLIALLLPAVQSAREAARATTCKNNLMQLGIALQNYQMAHLMLPSGTVNSQGPILNQPQGYHVGWVIQILPLLEERVAFQRYDFAKGVYDPVNSEIANYRLTCFVCPSSYLGGYNYAGCQNDVEAPIDSDNQGVFFLNSSIREKDLKDGRAYTIFVGETADGGFLSWTSGTSSTLRNMGTKINQSLASRISSRVAFPYGDSREYQFQNDPMSDSYFDEYEEMVDDNPDGIRESEELTAEDRKSLLRVGGFSSFHAEGAHFSLGDASVRYISQKTDYEILKRLANRQDGNLVGEY